One Gemmatimonadaceae bacterium DNA segment encodes these proteins:
- a CDS encoding glycosyltransferase: MHILWLKTELLHPVDKGGKIRTYQTLKHLKAQHRVTYLCLDDGTAAPDAEARSEEYCHDLIRIPFTAPSKGSGAFFADLARNVFSTLPYAVARYRSAAMREAIRRAVRERAIDLVICDFLTPSLNVPNDLGVPTLLFQHNVEAAIWERHTAVAVHPVKKAYMREQWRRMRAFERHECHRFDHVIAVSDADRDAFREQYGVTSVSSVPTGVDTDFFQPSGAVVRLPHNIAFTGSMDWMPNEDGVAWFVRDVLPLVRQQVGDATLSIVGRNPSPGVKALASAAPAIEVTGTVPDIRPFLERAAVIVVPLRVGGGTRLKIFEAMGMERPIVSTTIGAEGLPVVDGRDIRIADDAASFATAVIQLLQDPGEGDRLGKAAARQVREEFGWQRVTAQFADACRATVEQVQQRRPAGQSAGRAA, from the coding sequence ATGCACATTCTCTGGCTCAAGACCGAACTCCTTCATCCCGTCGACAAGGGCGGGAAGATCCGGACGTACCAGACGCTCAAGCACCTCAAGGCGCAGCACCGCGTCACGTACCTCTGCCTCGACGACGGTACCGCCGCGCCGGACGCCGAGGCGCGCTCGGAGGAGTACTGTCACGACCTGATCCGCATCCCCTTCACGGCGCCGAGCAAGGGGAGCGGGGCGTTCTTCGCCGACCTCGCGCGCAACGTCTTCTCCACGCTCCCGTACGCCGTGGCCAGGTACCGATCCGCAGCGATGCGCGAGGCGATTCGTCGCGCCGTGCGCGAGCGCGCGATCGACCTCGTCATCTGCGACTTCCTGACTCCGTCGCTCAACGTCCCGAACGACCTCGGCGTCCCGACGCTCCTCTTCCAGCACAACGTGGAGGCGGCCATCTGGGAGCGACATACCGCGGTGGCGGTGCACCCGGTCAAGAAGGCCTACATGCGCGAGCAGTGGCGTCGCATGCGCGCCTTCGAGCGTCACGAGTGTCATCGCTTCGATCATGTGATCGCGGTCTCCGACGCGGATCGCGATGCCTTCCGCGAGCAGTACGGCGTGACGTCGGTGAGCAGCGTGCCCACGGGCGTCGACACCGACTTCTTCCAGCCCAGCGGCGCGGTGGTGCGCCTGCCGCACAACATCGCCTTTACCGGGAGCATGGACTGGATGCCGAATGAGGACGGCGTCGCGTGGTTCGTGCGCGACGTCCTGCCGCTCGTCAGGCAGCAGGTGGGCGATGCCACGCTTTCCATCGTTGGTCGAAACCCGTCACCGGGAGTGAAGGCCCTCGCGTCGGCCGCCCCCGCCATCGAGGTGACGGGCACCGTTCCCGACATCCGTCCCTTCCTCGAGCGGGCCGCCGTCATCGTCGTCCCGCTCCGGGTAGGTGGTGGGACGCGCCTCAAGATCTTCGAGGCGATGGGGATGGAGCGCCCCATCGTCTCGACCACGATCGGGGCCGAGGGGCTTCCGGTCGTCGATGGTCGTGACATCCGCATCGCCGATGATGCCGCGTCATTCGCGACCGCTGTCATCCAGCTGCTGCAGGACCCCGGCGAGGGCGATCGCCTGGGGAAGGCCGCGGCACGGCAGGTACGAGAGGAGTTTGGCTGGCAGCGCGTGACCGCGCAGTTCGCCGACGCCTGCCGCGCCACGGTCGAGCAGGTGCAACAACGACGCCCGGCCGGCCAGTCTGCCGGGCGCGCCGCCTAA